A single genomic interval of Chloroherpetonaceae bacterium harbors:
- a CDS encoding sigma-70 family RNA polymerase sigma factor translates to MEKQRDFQREAMVHIDSLYNFALRMTGDPEDANDLVQETYMKAYRFFDSFEKGTNCKAWLFRILKNSYINKYRKESKEPDKVDYDEIKEFYHTVKDSSLDSNDMQEKLFGKLLDDEVARALDSLPEDFKEVVQLCDIEGFTYEEIANMVDCPIGTVRSRLHRGRKILREKLLEYARQHGYKVSPDDRSDDWPDD, encoded by the coding sequence ATTGAAAAGCAGCGCGACTTTCAGAGAGAAGCAATGGTGCATATTGACTCGCTCTACAACTTTGCGCTGAGAATGACAGGCGATCCTGAAGACGCTAATGACCTTGTGCAAGAGACTTATATGAAAGCGTATCGCTTTTTTGATTCGTTTGAGAAAGGAACGAACTGCAAAGCATGGCTGTTTCGTATTCTTAAGAACAGCTACATCAATAAGTATCGCAAAGAGTCCAAAGAGCCTGACAAGGTGGATTATGACGAGATTAAAGAGTTTTACCACACGGTCAAAGATAGCTCTTTGGATTCAAATGATATGCAAGAGAAGCTGTTTGGTAAGCTGCTCGATGATGAAGTGGCTCGTGCTCTGGATAGCCTGCCAGAAGATTTCAAAGAAGTGGTGCAGCTATGCGACATTGAGGGCTTCACTTACGAAGAGATTGCCAATATGGTCGATTGCCCAATCGGTACAGTCCGCTCAAGACTGCATCGAGGACGAAAGATTCTCCGAGAAAAATTATTGGAATACGCTAGGCAACATGGCTACAAGGTTAGCCCCGACGACCGCTCTGACGACTGGCCTGATGATTGA
- a CDS encoding anti-sigma factor gives MDCKEALSLMSAVVDGELSEPKLSEFYEHIRECPACRAEFEAEKATKAFLRARLKRVKAPKSLVEAIKRQTIGNLSLGQASQFSAISPTDYSQHSAMFPESRWQRLLSRLPSWLFINPEVNRRANSLFALGLALSVLAMLVFAGFARTNPETGLFDSGKAIVASAAPNLCEMVSVSFNPKQDFADIYTTEAQVAANYFARVAGIHAVIPVVKGFSLSSARLTAFGAINACEVFFRRAKSTVAIYFLSEKDVRGQLSLPENILHYISADGRNFYTVRSPQGHHIVLWKWGEVIYAATSDDTQLNLSQLITNPNWN, from the coding sequence ATGGATTGCAAAGAAGCTTTGAGCTTGATGAGCGCCGTAGTCGATGGCGAACTGTCTGAGCCGAAGTTGTCCGAGTTTTACGAGCACATTCGTGAATGTCCTGCCTGTCGCGCAGAGTTTGAAGCAGAGAAAGCGACAAAAGCTTTTTTGAGAGCACGTCTGAAACGCGTAAAAGCTCCAAAAAGCTTGGTTGAGGCAATTAAGCGCCAGACGATTGGCAATCTGTCTCTGGGTCAAGCCTCACAGTTTTCTGCCATTTCACCCACAGATTATTCTCAACATTCAGCAATGTTCCCTGAATCACGATGGCAAAGGCTTCTATCAAGGCTGCCAAGCTGGCTATTTATTAACCCTGAGGTGAATCGTCGAGCAAATTCACTGTTTGCACTTGGCTTAGCGTTAAGTGTGCTGGCGATGCTCGTTTTTGCAGGCTTTGCACGCACAAATCCTGAGACGGGCTTATTTGACAGCGGCAAAGCAATAGTTGCCAGCGCTGCACCGAACCTGTGTGAAATGGTAAGCGTCTCGTTCAATCCAAAGCAAGATTTTGCAGACATTTACACCACTGAAGCGCAAGTGGCTGCTAATTATTTTGCAAGGGTAGCTGGAATTCACGCCGTGATTCCTGTGGTCAAGGGTTTCTCGCTCTCATCAGCACGCCTGACAGCATTTGGTGCCATCAATGCTTGCGAAGTATTCTTTCGTCGTGCAAAATCTACCGTAGCGATTTACTTTCTGAGTGAAAAAGATGTGCGTGGGCAGCTTTCTTTGCCTGAGAACATTTTGCACTACATCTCGGCTGATGGACGTAACTTTTACACCGTACGCAGCCCGCAAGGTCACCACATTGTGTTGTGGAAATGGGGTGAGGTGATTTACGCCGCAACCTCTGACGACACGCAGCTCAATCTCTCGCAACTGATTACCAATCCGAACTGGAATTGA
- the dut gene encoding dUTP diphosphatase: protein MSVTVKFLRLNPRAILPHYATAQAAGLDVCACLETSITVEPQATALIPTGFAIELPEGYEAQLRPRSGLALRYAISLANSPATIDADYRGEVKVILINHGKVPFQVQHGDRIAQMVIAKVERANCVEVSALSETARGTGGFGHTGLSTHS, encoded by the coding sequence TTGAGTGTTACGGTCAAGTTTCTTCGACTCAACCCGCGTGCAATTTTGCCGCATTATGCAACGGCACAGGCAGCGGGCTTAGATGTGTGTGCATGCCTTGAGACGTCTATCACGGTTGAGCCGCAAGCGACTGCACTAATCCCCACTGGTTTTGCAATTGAATTGCCAGAAGGTTATGAAGCTCAGTTGCGTCCGCGCAGCGGATTGGCGTTGCGATATGCGATCTCGCTAGCCAACTCACCAGCGACAATTGATGCAGATTATCGTGGCGAAGTAAAAGTTATTCTCATCAATCATGGCAAAGTGCCCTTTCAGGTGCAGCATGGCGACCGTATTGCACAGATGGTAATTGCCAAAGTAGAGCGCGCAAACTGCGTGGAAGTAAGTGCACTCTCTGAAACCGCACGAGGCACGGGAGGATTCGGTCATACGGGTCTCTCGACACATTCTTAG
- a CDS encoding methylglyoxal synthase — protein MAVLRIPLPFQKRIALVAHDNKKQELLDWADFNREVLAQHILFATGTTGQLLETHIGLRVQKLKSGPLGGDQQIGAKISENEIDMLLFFWDPLEPQPHDPDVKALLRIAVVWNIPIACNRATADFLIASPLMTSSYERLVPDFEDYLSRLHKS, from the coding sequence ATGGCAGTGCTGCGCATACCGCTTCCCTTTCAGAAACGCATTGCGCTGGTAGCACACGATAACAAGAAGCAGGAACTACTGGATTGGGCTGATTTCAACCGTGAAGTATTGGCTCAGCATATTCTGTTCGCAACGGGCACAACAGGGCAGTTGCTCGAGACACACATCGGTCTAAGGGTGCAAAAACTGAAAAGCGGCCCTTTGGGCGGCGACCAGCAAATCGGGGCAAAAATTTCGGAAAATGAGATTGATATGCTGCTTTTCTTTTGGGACCCGCTGGAGCCACAACCACATGACCCAGATGTGAAAGCGCTGCTGAGAATTGCGGTGGTGTGGAACATTCCTATTGCTTGCAATCGCGCTACAGCGGATTTTTTGATTGCTTCGCCGCTGATGACGTCTTCGTATGAGAGACTGGTGCCTGACTTTGAAGATTATCTCAGCCGTCTTCACAAATCATAG
- a CDS encoding fatty acid desaturase produces the protein MNITFIVGTTAAALFGTAYWLWSGRFNWATVGLTAFYFLATGLAITAGYHRLFSHRSYEAAAPVKWFFVFFGAAAFQGTVIDWSYDHRIHHRYEDTERDPYGIQKGFWFAHVGWLFTKTWNADESKVKDLWAEPLLRFQHHYYIPIATLMCFVLPMGLGALWGDAFGGLFVAGAFRLVVNHHFTWLINSLCHYAGSRPYSDSITARDNWFTALFTYGEGYHNFHHTFPSDYRNGVRWFDYDPTKWLIGLLSQVGLAWNLRRVSPERILERRVALQEKYLIERLSRRAPAATSWATQMIATAKAHLNTAAGQLSHLREHYQSLKAQKGEEFAHQLEEAKRKLKQAQLEFRRSVAMWQTMARGLAKLA, from the coding sequence ATGAACATTACATTCATTGTTGGCACAACGGCTGCAGCTTTGTTCGGAACAGCCTACTGGCTATGGAGCGGACGCTTTAATTGGGCGACTGTTGGACTAACCGCATTTTACTTTCTTGCTACAGGACTTGCGATTACAGCGGGGTATCACCGTCTTTTCTCACATCGAAGTTATGAAGCAGCTGCACCCGTCAAGTGGTTTTTTGTCTTCTTCGGCGCAGCTGCGTTTCAAGGCACCGTGATTGACTGGAGCTATGACCATCGCATTCATCACCGCTACGAGGATACAGAGCGCGACCCTTATGGTATTCAGAAGGGATTTTGGTTTGCTCATGTAGGCTGGCTGTTTACAAAGACATGGAACGCTGATGAAAGCAAGGTCAAAGACCTCTGGGCAGAGCCACTGCTGCGTTTTCAGCATCATTATTACATTCCTATTGCAACGCTGATGTGCTTTGTGTTGCCGATGGGATTGGGAGCACTATGGGGTGATGCATTCGGCGGCCTGTTCGTTGCAGGGGCATTCCGTCTGGTCGTCAATCATCACTTTACTTGGTTGATCAATTCACTGTGCCACTACGCAGGCTCGCGTCCTTACTCAGATAGCATTACGGCAAGAGACAACTGGTTCACTGCGCTTTTTACATACGGAGAGGGATACCACAACTTCCATCACACTTTTCCAAGCGACTACCGCAACGGTGTGCGCTGGTTTGACTACGACCCAACAAAGTGGCTGATTGGTCTCTTATCTCAGGTTGGACTGGCTTGGAACCTGCGTCGCGTAAGTCCAGAGAGGATTTTAGAGCGACGCGTGGCGCTGCAAGAGAAATACCTCATAGAACGACTAAGCCGCCGCGCACCAGCGGCAACTTCATGGGCTACACAGATGATTGCGACCGCTAAAGCACACCTTAATACGGCAGCAGGACAGCTGTCGCACCTACGAGAGCACTACCAAAGCCTGAAGGCACAGAAAGGCGAAGAGTTTGCTCATCAGCTCGAGGAAGCCAAGCGGAAACTCAAGCAGGCACAACTGGAGTTTAGGCGCAGCGTGGCAATGTGGCAAACCATGGCGCGAGGCTTAGCTAAACTGGCCTAG